From a single Lineus longissimus chromosome 16, tnLinLong1.2, whole genome shotgun sequence genomic region:
- the LOC135500435 gene encoding ceramide kinase-like isoform X1, translating into MPRLSADEPRRLFKPKEAFGDPNEAFEMDTEEINTVPVPDTHWLEEKMTAIFTVDGLAYDATLDNETLTFSKVEGQGKSNRGSKFKKKKAADDVNYISLKNVYGVTVKRTKNAKKSDTEGVGVCEGMIVYTYERSGNKFKENAIFFQHPSDGLCGKWVERIQKTIQGYGERPQNLFFILQPFAGKKNARSLYKMHCENIFKLNHVKVEYIELEHNEHVKQLFAHMNFEDYDCICVMGGDGTVNKVVHNVLNKVQELENREKRMGFTPAKCTLPIAILPVGTTNSIAHSVMGTEDVYTAMVHMIMGHKRTVDISAAFCQEEFHHWVFHSQYGFHGNVLKYKKRYKSVGPKAMEAAYIKSLTRAKLIPYEVEIKYLPADTGPEKDTSHPRDEVICKMGCKVCKDGKSESDSASVHVDEVMELDTLGDSGHSDTLVKMIDLSKEHRSKWKTVKGHYLSIGLYALPGRSEFAPAGCSKYAHLADGCADLVLVNGGDTSRKDFIRFIKRHGSASKNQLDLPFVEAFRVKEVLFHQRMATTWKHKDHSYSEIENEMKKQEKHKNKKRNSMVQIIDDLSVTDSFEDEVDEDSDSSLEIPTMDGDGWCDGKNALGSASSSANGSLAGSAKDINKNSKKDKNAELRPGVRLSFLEKEHLRRKEKREKKEKKLKEKDESKTKTVWNLDGEMERETDLHFVVYDQLVTFSGLGLYKDSVVTESKMTWIPAFV; encoded by the exons ATGCCGCGATTGAGTGCTGACGAACCGCGAAGGCTATTCAAACCGAAAGAAGCCTTTGGAGATCCAAATGAAGCGTTTGAAATGGATACGGAAGAGATAAACACTGTTCCAGTTCCAGACACACACTGGCTTGAAGAAAAAATGACAGCTATATTCACTGTGGATGGCCTTGCTTATGATGCTACTCTTGACAATGAAACTCTCACTTTTAGCAAGGTGGAAGGCCAGGGAAAGAGTAATAGGG GTtcaaaattcaagaaaaaaaaagcAGCGGATGATGTAAATTATATTTCTCTCAAAAATGTTTACGGTGTTACCGTAAAACGTACAAAGAATGCAAAAAAGTCAGATACTGAAGGTGTGGGCGTTTGTGAAGGAATGATCGTGTACACTTATGAACGCAGCGGGAACAAGTTTAAGGAGAATGCAATCTTCTTCCAGCATCCCAGTGATGGTTTGTGTGGGAAATGGGTCGAGAGGATACAGAAAACAATCCAAG GTTACGGTGAACGACCCCAGAACCTCTTCTTCATATTACAGCCGTTTGCGGGGAAGAAAAATGCCCGGTcattgtacaaaatgcactgtgAGAATATCTTCAAACTGAATCATGTGAAAGTGGAATACATTG AACTAGAACATAATGAACATGTAAAACAGCTGTTTGCTCACATGAACTTCGAGGATTATGATTG TATATGTGTGATGGGTGGAGATGGCACAGTTAACAAAGTGGTTCACAATGTATTGAATAAGGTGCAAGAGTTGGAGAATAGAGAAAAGAGGATGGGCTTCACCCCTGCCAAGTGTACACTGCCTATTGCTATCCTACCTGTTG GCACGACCAACTCAATAGCTCATTCAGTGATGGGGACTGAAGATGTCTACACAGCCATGGTGCACATGATCATGG GGCATAAACGCACAGTTGACATCTCGGCCGCATTCTGTCAGGAGGAGTTCCACCACTGGGTCTTCCATTCTCAGTACGGTTTCCATGGCAATGTCCTAAAGTACAAGAAGCGGTACAAGTCAGTTGGGCCCAAGGCTATGGAAGCAGCCTATATCAAGTCACTTACAAGGGCCAAGTTAAT ACCCTACGAAGTTGAGATCAAGTACCTGCCAGCTGATACAGGGCCAGAGAAGGACACCAGTCACCCAAGAGATGAAGTCATCTGCAAGATGGG GTGCAAGGTGTGCAAAGACGGCAAGTCAGAGTCTGACTCAGCGAGCGTCCATGTGGATGAGGTGATGGAGTTGGATACTTTGGGAGATTCTGGCCACAGCGATACGCTTGTTAAGATGATTGATCTGTCAAAGGAACACCGATCAAAATGGAAGACAGTGAAGGGTCACTACCTTAGCATCGGTCTGTACGCCCTCCCTGGTCGAAGCGAGTTTGCCCCGGCAGGATGTAGTAAATACGCCCATTTGGCCGATGGCTGTGCTGATTTGGTGCTagtgaatggtggtgacacatCTAGGAAGGACTTTATACGATTTATCAAACGACATGGGTCTGCATCGAAAAACCAG CTTGATCTTCCTTTTGTTGAGGCTTTCCGGGTTAAGGAGGTGCTCTTCCATCAACGCATGGCCACGACTTGGAAACACAAGGATCACAGCTACAGCGAgatagaaaatgaaatgaagaaacaaGAAAAGCAT AAAAACAAGAAGAGAAACTCCATGGTGCAAATCATCGATGACTTGAGTGTGACCGACAGCTTTGAAGATGAAGTCGATGAGGACAGTGACAGCTCCTTAGAGATCCCGACAATGGATGGGGATGGTTGGTGTGATGGGAAAAATGCTCTCGGTAGTGCATCGAGTAGTGCTAATGGTTCACTTGCGGGAAGTGCAAAG GATATCAACAAAAACAGCAAGAAAGACAAGAATGCCGAATTAAGGCCAGGAGTGAGACTGTCGTTTCTTGAGAAAGAGCATTTAAGACGGAAGGAGAAACGtgaaaagaaagagaagaagttGAAGGAGAAAGATGAGTCTAAGACAAAGACTGTGTGGAACTTGGATGGTGAAATGGAGAGAGAAACTGATCTCCATTTTGT GGTTTACGACCAGCTCGTAACGTTTAGCGGCCTGGGCCTCTACAAGGACTCTGTAGTGACTGAGAGTAAAATGACGTGGATACCAGCATTTGTTTAG
- the LOC135500068 gene encoding STE20/SPS1-related proline-alanine-rich protein kinase-like isoform X2: MADAPVAEKVPWPNKKEDYDLKDVLGSGATAVVQEAYCTPKDVSVAIKRINLEKCSTGVEELLKEIQAMNWCKHENVVSYHTSFVVKDELWVVMQLCGAGSLLDIIKSRVKSENYRNGVIDEATIATVLKEVLKGLEYLHENDHIHRDIKAGNILLGIDGSIRIADFGVSASMNSTKEDKRDAKRYTFVGTPCWMAPEVMEQVCGYSYEADIWSLGITAIELATGAAPYHKYPPMKVLMLTLQNEPPTLESGTEDKSLYKHFSRSFRKMVAACLKKNASDRLKAKDLIKHEFFKKARDKSHIVKTLLADGAPIKPQKVKRVPGSSGRLHKTTDGEWEWSDEELDLNSEEGMAAAAAERSPRVKAPMPSFPEKDGEAKSDGLRGTPMSLVLRLRNEKRELNDIRFEFTRHQDTADSVALELVEAGLVDGRDRCAVAANLQKIIDDPSPDRTITFAISSGCKANELSDEKSLTGYAQLSLTNAQSPPAV; this comes from the exons atggcggacgcCCCTGTAGCCGAGAAAGTTCCGTGGCCAAATAAGAAAGAAGACTACGATTTAAAAGATGTTTTAG GTTCTGGTGCAACCGCTGTTGTACAAGAAGCCTATTGTACCCCAAAGGATGTGAGTGTTGCCATCAAGAGAATCAACCTGGAAAAATGCAGTACTGGTGTCGAAGAGTTACTG AAAGAAATCCAGGCCATGAACTGGTGCAAGCATGAAAATGTTGTGAGCTACCACACGTCATTCGTCGTCAAGGATGAACTGTGGGTCGTCATGCAGCTCTGTGGTGCAG GTTCTTTACTGGATATCATCAAGTCTCGTGTCAAGAGTGAGAACTATAGGAATGGTGTGATTGATGAAGCTACGATAGCTACCGTGCTCAAGGAGGTCTTGAAAGGTCTTGAATATTTACACGAAAATGACCACATTCACAG AGATATCAAAGCAGGAAATATTCTCCTGGGTATAGATGGCAGTATCCGTATTGCCGACTTTGGTGTATCGGCTTCAATGAATTCAACCAAAGAGGACAAGCGAGACGCCAAGAGATACACATTTGTCGGCACTCCATGTTGGATGGCGCCAGAAGTCATGGAACAG GTTTGTGGGTACAGTTACGAAGCTGACATCTGGAGTCTTGGTATCACAGCTATTGAGTTGGCAACAGGGGCCGCACCATATCATAAATATCCACCAATGAAG GTTCTCATGCTGACGTTACAAAACGAGCCACCGACGCTCGAGTCCGGCACGGAAGACAAGTCCTTGTATAAACACTTCAGCAGGTCATTCAGAAAGATGGTCGCCGCCTGTCTCAAGAAAAATGCCAGTGATAG GTTAAAGGCAAAGGACTTGATAAAACATGAATTTTTTAAGAAAGCCCGAGATAAAAGTCATATTGTAAAGACACTACTGGCAGATGGTGCTCCGATTAAACCACAGAAG GTAAAACGTGTGCCGGGATCCAGCGGGCGTCTTCACAAGACAACAGATGGAGAGTGGGAGTGGTCGGACGAAGAATTAGATTTGAATTCTGAGGAAGGGATGGCCGCTGCAGCTGCCGAGAGG TCTCCAAGAGTCAAGGCACCAATGCCCTCGTTCCCTGAGAAGGATGGTGAGGCCAAATCCGATGGCCTCCGTGGCACGCCCATGAGCCTGGTGTTGAGGCTAAGGAACGAGAAAAGAGAGTTAAACGATATACGATTCGAATTTACTCGCCATCAAG ACACGGCTGATAGCGTAGCGCTAGAATTAGTTGAAGCTGGTTTGGTCGACGGTCGAGATAGATGTGCTGTTGCCGCCAATTTGCAAAAGATCATAGACGACCCGTCACCTGATAGGACTATTACATTCGCCATT AGTTCCGGCTGCAAAGCGAATGAGTTGTCAGATGAAAAATCTCTGACTGGCTATGCCCAGTTATCATTAACGAATGCCCAGTCTCCCCCGGCCGTATAA
- the LOC135500254 gene encoding probable hydrolase PNKD — MIDFGYATILLLILLIYLYLKITKMARAGSPFFKIGYCLYTKTRIGYLYYRRELSKAREKFNGAPHSIVEPTEYDGLKIIPIPMSLDNYAYMIKEEASGTVVLIDPSDADAVQAVLDAHKCRPTAILTTHKHWDHSGGNKYFRQHYPSACIYGCIIDEVPDTTNSVTDGEDLIIGQGHMTFKVYYTPGHTVGHVVYCLIGNHYDAPDSLFSGDALFLGGCGRMFEGNAATMLRSLDRIAGLNEDTLLWPGHEYAKDNLEFALSIEPDNEEVKAKLEWVKNQRSKRFATCPSVIGEERSYNPFLRTDKDSLLNQVGMTSEFEADPEGTRPKVLFELRTRKDKFKYKL; from the exons ATGATTGATTTTGGTTATGCTACTATATTGTTGCTGATTCTTCTGATTTATCTTTATCTCAAGATCACAAAGATGGCAAGGGCAGGGAGCCCTTTCTTCAAAATAGG CTACTGTCTTTACACAAAGACACGGATAGGCTACCTGTATTACCGGCGAGAATTGTCAAAAGCAAGAGAGAAGTTTAATGGTGCACCACATTCTATAGTTGAGCCAACAGAATATGATG GCTTGAAAATCATCCCAATCCCAATGAGTCTGGATAACTATGCTTACATGATCAAGGAGGAGGCCTCAGGAACTGTTGTACTCATTGACCCCTCAGATGCTGATGCTGTACAG GCAGTTCTAGATGCTCACAAGTGTCGACCCACGGCTATACTAACAACTCATAAACACTG GGATCACAGCGGAGGGAATAAATATTTTCGTCAGCACTATCCAAGTGCTTGTATCTATGGCTGCATAATAGACGAAGTCCCTGATACAACAAA CTCGGTGACTGATGGAGAAGATCTGATAATCGGGCAAGGTCACATGACTTTCAAGGTCTACTACACGCCTGGCCATACTGTCGGCCACGTGGTTTATTGCTTGATTGGCAATCACTATGATGCACCCGACTCTCTGTTCTCAGGAGACGCGCTCTTCCTTGGAGGATGTG GTCGTATGTTTGAAGGCAATGCAGCTACCATGCTCCGTTCTTTGGACAGAATAGCTGGATTGAATGAAGACACTCTGCTCTGGCCGG GTCATGAGTATGCAAAGGACAACCTGGAGTTTGCTCTCTCCATTGAACCCGATAACGAGGAAGTTAAGGCAAAGTTAGAATGGGTCAAGAATCAGAGAAGTAAAAGATTTGCGACT tgcCCTTCCGTCATCGGTGAAGAAAGGTCTTACAACCCCTTCCTGAGAACGGACAAAGACAGCCTTCTCAACCAAGTCGGTATGACGTCGGAGTTTGAAGCAGACCCTGAGGGGACCAGACCgaaagttttatttgaactTCGCACCAGGAAAGACAAGTTTAAGTACAAACTGTGA
- the LOC135500253 gene encoding uncharacterized protein LOC135500253, which yields MADTGPSPAKKQKKNAANTATHDAPSSKPACKYGSNCFRKNPQHLKDFDHPKSSKTDDKKTSTATPSTSQTASASLSASAVATAASKLPPCKYGAHCYRKNLLHFTQFSHPSAQASEDKEDSDATDMYDSSDDESNKGAVKDVLKRGLSLVKSFSKLTEDQKKQLIEQAFAAKKQLEDELEKTKKEIERKAKQVERLQEQVNKGIGFVDGEEDALNGENTVYFSLQAERDYKEGSPDQLHFRLAESQFYRLMSGDSDNSGCRVDRVEYVVNPKLVKKFREAREDLKKHRSEKMSYPVLAFHGTDEDNIRPICETGFRVPGEQGFSHATDTGWYGLGVYFSEYPAYAMDYIQGSQMLLLCQVLPGKVFTCKNVIHGENLKNGYDSHTSPDKKELVIFNSYHILPVYLVHFSDEEEEFAYKALKKSKVTPKKPHPNIPTDDDIPTKYAKAWKVPSTKLFENDIFMFSGTMFAVRKEMFKLLKKHKGEEGTGSKFTLLVCGEDEYEKQTNKVTTAIAKDIPCIREEFIYDCLLAKKRLKVTDYVHE from the exons atggcagacACTGGCCCAAGTCCTGCAAAAAAGCAGAAGAAAAACGCTGCAAACACTGCCACTCATGATGCACCAAGTTCCAAACCTGCTTGTAAATATGGATCAAACTGCTTTCGAAAGAACCCCCAGCATCTTAAAGATTTTGACCATCCCAAATCGTCAAAAACTGATGATAAAAAAACCTCAACTGCAACCCCCAGCACAAGCCAGACAGCCAGTGCATCACTATCTGCAAGTGCTGTAGCTACTGCAGCTTCCAAGTTGCCACCCTGCAAGTATGGTGCTCATTGCTACAGAAAGAATCTCCTACATTTTACACAGTTTTCACACCCGTCGGCCCAAGCGTCGGAGGACAAGGAGGACAGCGATGCAACGGACATGTATGACTCTTCTGACGACGAAAGCAATAAAGGGGCGGTG AAAGATGTCCTGAAACGTGGCCTCTCCCTCGTGAAAAGCTTCTCCAAGTTGACGGAGGACCAAAAGAAGCAGTTGATCGAACAAGCTTTTGCTGCCAAGAAACAACTTGAAGATGAGCTGGAGAAGACAAAGAAGGAGATTGAGAGGAAAGCAAAGCAGGTGGAGAGACTCCAGGAGCAG GTCAATAAAGGAATAGGCTTTGTTGACGGTGAAGAGGATGCATTGAATGGAGAGAATACTGTCTACTTCTCCCTCCAAGCCGAGCGTGACTACAAGGAAGGCTCACCAGATCAGCTCCATTTCCGTTTGGCTGAATCACAGTTTTATCGACTTATGTCTGGAGACAGTGACAACTCAGG CTGTAGAGTTGATAGAGTTGAGTATGTTGTAAACCCAAAACTGGTAAAAAAATTCAG GGAAGCTCGGGAAGATCTCAAGAAACACAGGTCAGAGAAGATGTCCTATCCAGTGTTAGCATTCCATGGCACAGACGAGGACAACATCAGACCCATCTGCGAGACAGGTTTCAGGGTTCCAG GCGAACAGGGTTTCAGTCATGCAACTGACACTGGTTGGTACGGCTTAGGTGTCTACTTCAGCGAATACCCTGCTTATGCTATGGATTACATCCAAGGGAGTCAGATGCTACTTTTATGCCAGGTTCTTCCAGGAAAG GTTTTCACATGTAAAAATGTCATCCACGGTGAGAACTTAAAGAATGGGTATGACTCGCATACTTCTCCGGACAAGAAAGAACTCGTCATTTTCAACTCTTATCACATCCTGCCCGTCTATCTCGTCCATTTcagtgatgaggaggaggaattTGCATACAAG GCTTTGAAAAAGTCGAAGGTGACACCCAAGAAACCACATCCAAACATCCCCACTGATGATGACATACCTACGAAATATGCCAAGGCATGGAAAGTACCTTCAACAAA gttatttgaaaatgatatcTTCATGTTCTCTGGCACAATGTTCGCTGTTCGTAAGGAGATGTTCAAGCTGTTAAAGAAACATAAAGGAGAGGAAGGAACGGGGTCAAAGTTCACACTACTCGTCTGCGGGGAAGACGAATATGAGAAACAAACCAATAAAGTTACAACAGCCATTGCTAAAGAT ATTCCGTGCATCAGGGAAGAGTTTATCTATGATTGTCTCTTAGCTAAGAAGAGGCTCAAGGTCACTGATTATGTTCATGagtga
- the LOC135500068 gene encoding STE20/SPS1-related proline-alanine-rich protein kinase-like isoform X1, with protein sequence MADAPVAEKVPWPNKKEDYDLKDVLGSGATAVVQEAYCTPKDVSVAIKRINLEKCSTGVEELLKEIQAMNWCKHENVVSYHTSFVVKDELWVVMQLCGAGSLLDIIKSRVKSENYRNGVIDEATIATVLKEVLKGLEYLHENDHIHRDIKAGNILLGIDGSIRIADFGVSASMNSTKEDKRDAKRYTFVGTPCWMAPEVMEQVCGYSYEADIWSLGITAIELATGAAPYHKYPPMKVLMLTLQNEPPTLESGTEDKSLYKHFSRSFRKMVAACLKKNASDRLKAKDLIKHEFFKKARDKSHIVKTLLADGAPIKPQKVKRVPGSSGRLHKTTDGEWEWSDEELDLNSEEGMAAAAAERVRIVAKRSPRVKAPMPSFPEKDGEAKSDGLRGTPMSLVLRLRNEKRELNDIRFEFTRHQDTADSVALELVEAGLVDGRDRCAVAANLQKIIDDPSPDRTITFAISSGCKANELSDEKSLTGYAQLSLTNAQSPPAV encoded by the exons atggcggacgcCCCTGTAGCCGAGAAAGTTCCGTGGCCAAATAAGAAAGAAGACTACGATTTAAAAGATGTTTTAG GTTCTGGTGCAACCGCTGTTGTACAAGAAGCCTATTGTACCCCAAAGGATGTGAGTGTTGCCATCAAGAGAATCAACCTGGAAAAATGCAGTACTGGTGTCGAAGAGTTACTG AAAGAAATCCAGGCCATGAACTGGTGCAAGCATGAAAATGTTGTGAGCTACCACACGTCATTCGTCGTCAAGGATGAACTGTGGGTCGTCATGCAGCTCTGTGGTGCAG GTTCTTTACTGGATATCATCAAGTCTCGTGTCAAGAGTGAGAACTATAGGAATGGTGTGATTGATGAAGCTACGATAGCTACCGTGCTCAAGGAGGTCTTGAAAGGTCTTGAATATTTACACGAAAATGACCACATTCACAG AGATATCAAAGCAGGAAATATTCTCCTGGGTATAGATGGCAGTATCCGTATTGCCGACTTTGGTGTATCGGCTTCAATGAATTCAACCAAAGAGGACAAGCGAGACGCCAAGAGATACACATTTGTCGGCACTCCATGTTGGATGGCGCCAGAAGTCATGGAACAG GTTTGTGGGTACAGTTACGAAGCTGACATCTGGAGTCTTGGTATCACAGCTATTGAGTTGGCAACAGGGGCCGCACCATATCATAAATATCCACCAATGAAG GTTCTCATGCTGACGTTACAAAACGAGCCACCGACGCTCGAGTCCGGCACGGAAGACAAGTCCTTGTATAAACACTTCAGCAGGTCATTCAGAAAGATGGTCGCCGCCTGTCTCAAGAAAAATGCCAGTGATAG GTTAAAGGCAAAGGACTTGATAAAACATGAATTTTTTAAGAAAGCCCGAGATAAAAGTCATATTGTAAAGACACTACTGGCAGATGGTGCTCCGATTAAACCACAGAAG GTAAAACGTGTGCCGGGATCCAGCGGGCGTCTTCACAAGACAACAGATGGAGAGTGGGAGTGGTCGGACGAAGAATTAGATTTGAATTCTGAGGAAGGGATGGCCGCTGCAGCTGCCGAGAGGGTAAGAATCGTAGCAAAAAGG TCTCCAAGAGTCAAGGCACCAATGCCCTCGTTCCCTGAGAAGGATGGTGAGGCCAAATCCGATGGCCTCCGTGGCACGCCCATGAGCCTGGTGTTGAGGCTAAGGAACGAGAAAAGAGAGTTAAACGATATACGATTCGAATTTACTCGCCATCAAG ACACGGCTGATAGCGTAGCGCTAGAATTAGTTGAAGCTGGTTTGGTCGACGGTCGAGATAGATGTGCTGTTGCCGCCAATTTGCAAAAGATCATAGACGACCCGTCACCTGATAGGACTATTACATTCGCCATT AGTTCCGGCTGCAAAGCGAATGAGTTGTCAGATGAAAAATCTCTGACTGGCTATGCCCAGTTATCATTAACGAATGCCCAGTCTCCCCCGGCCGTATAA
- the LOC135500435 gene encoding ceramide kinase-like isoform X2 encodes MPRLSADEPRRLFKPKEAFGDPNEAFEMDTEEINTVPVPDTHWLEEKMTAIFTVDGLAYDATLDNETLTFSKVEGQGKSNRGSKFKKKKAADDVNYISLKNVYGVTVKRTKNAKKSDTEGVGVCEGMIVYTYERSGNKFKENAIFFQHPSDGLCGKWVERIQKTIQGYGERPQNLFFILQPFAGKKNARSLYKMHCENIFKLNHVKVEYIELEHNEHVKQLFAHMNFEDYDCICVMGGDGTVNKVVHNVLNKVQELENREKRMGFTPAKCTLPIAILPVGTTNSIAHSVMGTEDVYTAMVHMIMGHKRTVDISAAFCQEEFHHWVFHSQYGFHGNVLKYKKRYKSVGPKAMEAAYIKSLTRAKLIPYEVEIKYLPADTGPEKDTSHPRDEVICKMGCKVCKDGKSESDSASVHVDEVMELDTLGDSGHSDTLVKMIDLSKEHRSKWKTVKGHYLSIGLYALPGRSEFAPAGCSKYAHLADGCADLVLVNGGDTSRKDFIRFIKRHGSASKNQLDLPFVEAFRVKEVLFHQRMATTWKHKDHSYSEIENEMKKQEKHKNKKRNSMVQIIDDLSVTDSFEDEVDEDSDSSLEIPTMDGDGWCDGKNALGSASSSANGSLAGSAKDINKNSKKDKNAELRPGVRLSFLEKEHLRRKEKREKKEKKLKEKDESKTKTVWNLDGEMERETDLHFVVYEKLLTVCGFGCYDDAEAGKSKMPMFVT; translated from the exons ATGCCGCGATTGAGTGCTGACGAACCGCGAAGGCTATTCAAACCGAAAGAAGCCTTTGGAGATCCAAATGAAGCGTTTGAAATGGATACGGAAGAGATAAACACTGTTCCAGTTCCAGACACACACTGGCTTGAAGAAAAAATGACAGCTATATTCACTGTGGATGGCCTTGCTTATGATGCTACTCTTGACAATGAAACTCTCACTTTTAGCAAGGTGGAAGGCCAGGGAAAGAGTAATAGGG GTtcaaaattcaagaaaaaaaaagcAGCGGATGATGTAAATTATATTTCTCTCAAAAATGTTTACGGTGTTACCGTAAAACGTACAAAGAATGCAAAAAAGTCAGATACTGAAGGTGTGGGCGTTTGTGAAGGAATGATCGTGTACACTTATGAACGCAGCGGGAACAAGTTTAAGGAGAATGCAATCTTCTTCCAGCATCCCAGTGATGGTTTGTGTGGGAAATGGGTCGAGAGGATACAGAAAACAATCCAAG GTTACGGTGAACGACCCCAGAACCTCTTCTTCATATTACAGCCGTTTGCGGGGAAGAAAAATGCCCGGTcattgtacaaaatgcactgtgAGAATATCTTCAAACTGAATCATGTGAAAGTGGAATACATTG AACTAGAACATAATGAACATGTAAAACAGCTGTTTGCTCACATGAACTTCGAGGATTATGATTG TATATGTGTGATGGGTGGAGATGGCACAGTTAACAAAGTGGTTCACAATGTATTGAATAAGGTGCAAGAGTTGGAGAATAGAGAAAAGAGGATGGGCTTCACCCCTGCCAAGTGTACACTGCCTATTGCTATCCTACCTGTTG GCACGACCAACTCAATAGCTCATTCAGTGATGGGGACTGAAGATGTCTACACAGCCATGGTGCACATGATCATGG GGCATAAACGCACAGTTGACATCTCGGCCGCATTCTGTCAGGAGGAGTTCCACCACTGGGTCTTCCATTCTCAGTACGGTTTCCATGGCAATGTCCTAAAGTACAAGAAGCGGTACAAGTCAGTTGGGCCCAAGGCTATGGAAGCAGCCTATATCAAGTCACTTACAAGGGCCAAGTTAAT ACCCTACGAAGTTGAGATCAAGTACCTGCCAGCTGATACAGGGCCAGAGAAGGACACCAGTCACCCAAGAGATGAAGTCATCTGCAAGATGGG GTGCAAGGTGTGCAAAGACGGCAAGTCAGAGTCTGACTCAGCGAGCGTCCATGTGGATGAGGTGATGGAGTTGGATACTTTGGGAGATTCTGGCCACAGCGATACGCTTGTTAAGATGATTGATCTGTCAAAGGAACACCGATCAAAATGGAAGACAGTGAAGGGTCACTACCTTAGCATCGGTCTGTACGCCCTCCCTGGTCGAAGCGAGTTTGCCCCGGCAGGATGTAGTAAATACGCCCATTTGGCCGATGGCTGTGCTGATTTGGTGCTagtgaatggtggtgacacatCTAGGAAGGACTTTATACGATTTATCAAACGACATGGGTCTGCATCGAAAAACCAG CTTGATCTTCCTTTTGTTGAGGCTTTCCGGGTTAAGGAGGTGCTCTTCCATCAACGCATGGCCACGACTTGGAAACACAAGGATCACAGCTACAGCGAgatagaaaatgaaatgaagaaacaaGAAAAGCAT AAAAACAAGAAGAGAAACTCCATGGTGCAAATCATCGATGACTTGAGTGTGACCGACAGCTTTGAAGATGAAGTCGATGAGGACAGTGACAGCTCCTTAGAGATCCCGACAATGGATGGGGATGGTTGGTGTGATGGGAAAAATGCTCTCGGTAGTGCATCGAGTAGTGCTAATGGTTCACTTGCGGGAAGTGCAAAG GATATCAACAAAAACAGCAAGAAAGACAAGAATGCCGAATTAAGGCCAGGAGTGAGACTGTCGTTTCTTGAGAAAGAGCATTTAAGACGGAAGGAGAAACGtgaaaagaaagagaagaagttGAAGGAGAAAGATGAGTCTAAGACAAAGACTGTGTGGAACTTGGATGGTGAAATGGAGAGAGAAACTGATCTCCATTTTGT GGTTTACGAGAAGTTGTTGACAGTCTGTGGATTCGGTTGCTATGACGATGCAGAAGCAGGCAAGAGTAAAATGCCCATGTTTGTCACTTAG